The proteins below are encoded in one region of Synergistaceae bacterium:
- a CDS encoding DUF1538 domain-containing protein, whose translation MKTVLMAKLKESLQAALPIGVIILLIHLIIVPMPMGTLMLMAFGMMILIFGLTLFSLGTDMAMMPMGEHIGMALLRSRNLKLLIFGCFLFGFVVTVAEPDLQVMTRQVPSVPNLTLLGSVAAGVGIFLVLAMLRILFRFTLSHALIAMYALTFGIAVFSSDYLAVAFDASAVTTGPITVPFLLALGAGFSAVNSSKGSENDDFGICAICSIGPILAVLVTGLFFDSQSTGHEFATPSTVESFGEMLLLFGDGLIHSFWEVGMVVIPIVGIFAIFQVTHLKLSKTELIKIGVGLLYLLFGLTIFLAGVNRGFMPAGKFLGESMGALENNWILVPICLVVGACVVVAEPAVHVLTKQVEEITNGAISRRTLLFAMAIGVGIALALAMVRMLLGLSIWWFMLPGYFLALILTFFVPSFFVGIGFDSGGVAAGAMSAAFVLPFTIGVCESLGGNVMIDAFGVVGMIAMMPPITLQLIGVLYNMRLKRAMRAAALEFEAEEPTADARKFVR comes from the coding sequence ATGAAAACAGTCCTTATGGCAAAATTGAAGGAGTCATTGCAGGCGGCGTTACCGATTGGAGTCATTATTTTGTTGATCCACCTTATTATCGTTCCCATGCCTATGGGAACTTTGATGCTGATGGCCTTTGGAATGATGATTCTCATCTTTGGATTGACGCTTTTTTCGCTGGGCACCGATATGGCAATGATGCCGATGGGAGAACACATTGGCATGGCGCTGCTGCGATCAAGAAATTTAAAACTCTTGATTTTCGGTTGTTTCTTGTTCGGGTTCGTGGTAACAGTGGCTGAACCGGATCTGCAGGTAATGACGCGACAGGTTCCCTCGGTGCCGAATTTGACATTGCTCGGCAGCGTCGCGGCGGGAGTGGGCATTTTCTTGGTGCTGGCCATGTTGCGCATTTTATTTCGTTTTACGTTGTCTCACGCGCTCATTGCCATGTACGCTTTGACTTTTGGTATAGCTGTTTTCTCGTCCGATTATCTGGCCGTCGCCTTCGACGCGTCGGCTGTGACCACGGGACCCATTACCGTACCCTTTCTTTTGGCTCTGGGGGCCGGATTCTCGGCGGTCAACAGCAGCAAGGGCTCGGAAAACGATGACTTCGGGATCTGCGCTATTTGTTCTATAGGGCCCATTCTAGCGGTGTTGGTCACGGGGTTGTTTTTTGATTCCCAGTCTACCGGACATGAATTCGCGACTCCCTCCACGGTGGAGAGTTTCGGAGAAATGCTGCTGCTTTTTGGCGACGGCCTGATCCATTCCTTTTGGGAGGTGGGGATGGTGGTCATTCCTATTGTGGGCATTTTCGCGATTTTCCAGGTCACACACCTTAAGCTCTCTAAAACGGAACTGATCAAAATTGGCGTAGGGCTCCTGTATCTCTTGTTCGGACTCACTATTTTCCTGGCGGGGGTCAACAGAGGCTTTATGCCGGCTGGTAAATTCTTGGGTGAAAGCATGGGGGCTCTAGAAAACAACTGGATTCTGGTGCCTATCTGTCTTGTGGTGGGTGCTTGTGTGGTGGTCGCTGAACCGGCCGTCCATGTTTTGACAAAACAGGTCGAGGAAATCACCAACGGTGCCATTTCCCGGCGTACCCTCCTCTTCGCTATGGCTATCGGCGTGGGCATTGCTCTGGCGTTGGCTATGGTGCGGATGTTACTGGGTCTTTCGATCTGGTGGTTCATGTTGCCGGGTTATTTTTTGGCCTTGATTCTGACGTTTTTCGTTCCGAGTTTTTTCGTAGGGATCGGTTTCGACTCGGGAGGCGTCGCCGCCGGGGCGATGAGCGCGGCCTTCGTGTTGCCCTTCACGATTGGGGTATGCGAGAGCCTGGGCGGCAACGTTATGATCGACGCCTTCGGCGTGGTCGGTATGATTGCTATGATGCCTCCCATTACGCTCCAATTGATTGGTGTGTTATATAATATGAGGCTTAAAAGGGCAATGCGCGCGGCGGCGCTTGAATTTGAGGCGGAGGAGCCCACCGCGGACGCGAGGAAATTCGTGCGCTAA